In Desulfobacteraceae bacterium, a single window of DNA contains:
- a CDS encoding acyltransferase domain-containing protein, with translation MILDAAMTFEKPNQTAIAIIAAAGFFPKAPGLRDYWHLLFQGVDAISEIPASHWSPGDYYDPDPQKADHVYCKRGGFLEPVAFDPAEFGIPPAALQATDTSQLLGLLAAKRLLEAAGYGEGREFDRDRTSVILGVTGTQELVIPLGARLGYPAWRKALESAGLPPETVRAALERMAEAYIPWQENSFPGLLGNVVAGRICNRLNLGGTNCVVDAACASSMSAVHLAVMELQARRCDMAISGGIDTLNDIFMHMCFARTQTLSKTGDARPFAAAADGTVLGEGVGLLLLKRLADAEAHGDTILAVIRGVGSASDGKSQSIYAPRPEGQAKALRKAYRDAGFKPSTVGLLEAHGTGTRVGDRVEFTALCDVFGESGPRPTPCALGSVKSNIGHTKAAAGAAGLIKAALALHHKVLPKTLKADTPDPDLGIAESPFYLNTETRPWIAADGHPRRAGVSAFGFGGSNFHLVLEEHSPRKTAVAWDGSVEIVAFSAADAEGLRSRLQEAAAALEPSPPLAEIARLADDSRRSFSTRDAHRLVLTIQRPPAATSAQAAAAFAGSLQHAAELLAQNGCDHSWGQAGVFYGCGAPAAKAAFLFPGQGSQYVGMGRDLACIFPEALAAFEAADRALEGSPKLSEIVFPSPARNDREKAAQEKILRQTDKAQPAIGALSLAMLAVLERFGVHPQAACGHSFGELTALHAAGRLSVGDFLALSVARGKAMAATARPEGDTSQTSSGAMLAVKAPLAEIADLLAELDLPLVLANRNSPEQGVISGAVDAIAAAERACQKRGLQTRRLPVAAAFHSPLVQSAQVPFAQALAQVEMAESTVPVYANTTGRPYPADSAAARALLGGQLVKPVDFVGAIEALHRDGFQTFVEVGPKSVLTGLVKATLSQKPFQAVALDPSAGTAFGLGDLAKTLSQLAAWGVAVDLTAWEEAPPASRKAVMTIPISGANLKPAPKAAIPPPPVTATPRTGVATEPHSPAPRAIEAGMAPATRPAASPAPAQAHCGAAPGALSSPPNPNNDRAMDTHTNHGRRGFAAEAFEVVREGLKSMEALQHQTAEAHQKFLDTQTAASHCLQRMLDSIQRMTDAALGNPGHHDSTLDSGKVRPAAPMPPPAAAAPTPAGAPPGEAPRPISIAPTVPGAPPAVPQPVAPSAPVEALEAHLLSVVSELTGYPAEMLSLEMDIEADLGIDSIKRVEILSALEER, from the coding sequence ATGATTCTTGATGCCGCCATGACTTTTGAAAAGCCAAACCAAACGGCCATTGCCATCATCGCCGCCGCAGGATTTTTCCCCAAAGCGCCGGGGCTCAGAGATTACTGGCACCTGCTTTTCCAAGGGGTGGATGCCATTTCGGAAATTCCCGCTTCCCACTGGTCCCCCGGGGATTATTACGACCCGGACCCCCAAAAAGCGGACCACGTCTACTGCAAGCGTGGCGGCTTCCTGGAGCCCGTCGCCTTCGACCCGGCCGAATTCGGCATTCCGCCCGCCGCCTTGCAGGCCACCGACACCTCCCAACTTTTGGGCCTTCTGGCGGCCAAGCGCCTGCTGGAGGCCGCCGGCTACGGAGAGGGGCGCGAATTCGACCGGGATCGCACCAGCGTCATCTTGGGCGTTACGGGCACCCAGGAACTGGTGATCCCCCTGGGCGCCCGGCTGGGCTACCCGGCCTGGCGCAAGGCTCTGGAAAGCGCCGGGCTGCCCCCTGAAACGGTCCGGGCCGCCCTGGAGCGCATGGCGGAGGCCTACATCCCCTGGCAGGAGAATTCCTTTCCCGGGCTGCTCGGCAATGTGGTTGCCGGCCGCATCTGCAACCGCCTCAACCTGGGGGGCACCAACTGCGTGGTGGACGCCGCCTGTGCGAGCTCCATGAGCGCCGTCCACCTGGCCGTCATGGAACTCCAGGCCCGGCGCTGCGACATGGCCATCAGCGGCGGGATCGACACCCTGAACGACATCTTCATGCACATGTGCTTCGCCCGAACCCAAACCCTTTCCAAGACCGGCGATGCCCGCCCGTTTGCCGCGGCGGCCGACGGCACGGTGCTCGGCGAGGGCGTCGGGCTGCTTTTGCTCAAACGATTGGCGGACGCTGAAGCCCACGGCGACACGATCCTGGCGGTGATCCGGGGGGTCGGCTCCGCCAGCGACGGCAAGTCCCAGAGCATTTATGCCCCCCGACCGGAAGGCCAGGCCAAAGCCCTACGCAAGGCTTACCGTGACGCCGGTTTTAAACCTTCCACGGTGGGCTTGTTGGAAGCCCACGGCACCGGGACCCGGGTCGGCGACCGAGTGGAATTCACTGCGTTGTGCGATGTTTTCGGTGAGTCGGGCCCCCGCCCCACCCCCTGCGCCCTGGGGTCGGTCAAATCCAACATCGGCCACACCAAGGCTGCCGCCGGGGCGGCTGGGCTGATCAAAGCGGCCCTGGCCCTGCACCACAAGGTGCTGCCCAAAACGCTCAAGGCCGACACCCCCGACCCGGATCTCGGAATTGCGGAAAGCCCCTTTTACCTCAACACCGAAACCCGGCCCTGGATTGCCGCCGATGGCCATCCCCGCCGTGCTGGGGTCAGCGCCTTCGGCTTTGGCGGCAGCAATTTTCACCTGGTCCTCGAGGAACACAGCCCCCGGAAAACCGCCGTGGCCTGGGATGGTTCGGTGGAGATCGTCGCCTTCTCGGCAGCGGATGCCGAAGGGCTCCGGTCGCGGCTGCAGGAAGCCGCCGCCGCCTTGGAGCCTTCGCCCCCGCTCGCGGAAATTGCGCGCCTGGCCGATGACAGCCGCCGCTCTTTTTCAACCCGGGATGCCCACCGCCTGGTGCTCACCATCCAGCGGCCGCCGGCGGCAACCAGCGCCCAGGCGGCGGCGGCCTTTGCCGGTAGCCTGCAGCATGCCGCCGAACTGCTCGCCCAAAATGGTTGCGACCACTCTTGGGGGCAGGCCGGCGTCTTTTACGGGTGCGGTGCGCCGGCCGCAAAAGCGGCCTTTCTCTTTCCGGGCCAGGGAAGCCAGTACGTCGGGATGGGGCGGGATCTGGCCTGTATTTTCCCCGAAGCGCTGGCGGCCTTCGAAGCGGCCGATCGCGCCTTGGAAGGCTCTCCCAAGCTGAGCGAGATCGTATTCCCCTCTCCCGCCCGCAACGACCGTGAAAAGGCCGCCCAGGAAAAAATCCTGCGCCAGACCGACAAGGCCCAGCCGGCCATCGGCGCCCTCAGTCTGGCCATGCTGGCGGTCTTGGAGCGGTTCGGCGTCCACCCGCAGGCGGCCTGTGGGCACAGCTTCGGCGAACTGACAGCCCTGCATGCCGCCGGCCGCCTTTCCGTCGGCGACTTTCTGGCCCTTTCGGTCGCCCGCGGCAAAGCCATGGCTGCGACGGCCCGCCCCGAAGGCGATACATCCCAAACGTCCAGCGGCGCCATGTTGGCCGTCAAAGCGCCCTTGGCGGAGATCGCCGATTTGCTGGCGGAGCTGGATCTCCCCCTGGTCCTGGCCAACCGCAACAGCCCCGAGCAAGGGGTCATTTCCGGGGCGGTGGACGCCATCGCCGCCGCCGAGCGGGCCTGCCAAAAGCGGGGCCTCCAAACCCGCCGTTTGCCGGTCGCGGCCGCTTTTCACAGCCCGCTGGTGCAAAGCGCCCAGGTTCCTTTTGCCCAGGCGCTGGCGCAGGTTGAAATGGCCGAAAGCACCGTCCCGGTCTATGCCAACACCACCGGCCGCCCCTACCCCGCCGACAGCGCCGCGGCACGGGCCCTGCTGGGAGGCCAACTGGTCAAGCCGGTGGACTTTGTGGGCGCCATCGAGGCCCTCCACCGCGACGGGTTTCAGACCTTCGTGGAGGTCGGCCCGAAATCGGTTCTGACCGGGCTTGTCAAGGCGACCCTCTCCCAGAAACCCTTTCAGGCCGTGGCCCTGGATCCTTCGGCGGGCACCGCCTTCGGCCTGGGGGACCTCGCCAAAACCCTCAGCCAGCTGGCGGCCTGGGGTGTTGCGGTAGATCTGACGGCATGGGAAGAGGCGCCGCCGGCCTCCCGCAAGGCCGTCATGACGATTCCCATTTCAGGGGCCAATCTGAAGCCGGCCCCGAAAGCGGCGATTCCGCCGCCCCCGGTGACTGCCACCCCCCGTACTGGGGTCGCGACCGAGCCCCACAGCCCCGCGCCGCGCGCAATCGAGGCGGGTATGGCCCCTGCCACCCGGCCGGCGGCTTCCCCGGCACCAGCCCAGGCACATTGCGGCGCAGCGCCAGGCGCCTTGTCCTCACCCCCGAACCCTAACAACGATCGCGCCATGGACACTCACACCAACCACGGCCGCCGCGGTTTTGCCGCGGAGGCCTTCGAGGTCGTGCGGGAAGGGTTGAAATCGATGGAGGCCCTTCAACACCAAACCGCCGAAGCCCATCAGAAATTTTTGGACACCCAGACCGCGGCCAGCCATTGCCTGCAGCGCATGCTGGACAGCATCCAGCGCATGACCGACGCCGCCCTGGGAAATCCCGGGCATCACGATAGCACCCTCGATTCCGGAAAGGTGCGGCCGGCCGCCCCAATGCCGCCCCCGGCGGCGGCCGCACCCACACCAGCCGGCGCCCCACCGGGGGAAGCGCCCCGGCCCATTTCTATCGCCCCGACGGTCCCCGGGGCCCCACCCGCCGTACCGCAGCCGGTGGCGCCGTCTGCACCTGTCGAGGCTCTCGAGGCCCACCTGCTTTCCGTGGTCTCCGAGCTCACCGGTTACCCCGCCGAGATGCTCAGCCTGGAGATGGACATCGAGGCCGATCTGGGCATCGACTCCATCAAACGCGTGGAGATCCTCTCCGCCCTGGAGGAGCG